The genomic DNA GGAGATGCGTAAGTCCTATTGGTATAATTATTTTCGCAACAAACGGATCGTGCGAATTGCTCAGCTGCCCGAATTGAGAATTGGTAACACAGTTAGGGGCTCCACACTAACGCTGATATAGCGAACCATAGGAGTGCCCCGTGCGAAAATCTGAAACCCGGTTCTCGGATGCGTTCAGAGAGGCGATCATCTCTGCGGGTGGGGTGGCGGTGATCCCGCCCCGGGACAGTCGCACCGAGCCGCGGCCTTATGACGAGGCTCTCTATAAACGCAGGAACATCATTGAACGCTTTTTTCATCGGTTGAAACAGTATCGGCGTGTCGCAACGCGCTACGATAAGTTCAAGCACAGGTATCTCGGATTCGTCTATTTCGCAGCAATATTGATAACCACTAAGAAAATGTAAACACTACGTAGAAAGCCGGTTTTTTGAACGCAGGTCTGGTAACGTATTCTTTTTGCGGCAGATTGTTTAAACGGAGGGATAAGGAAAAGGGCTTTAAACCCTTACGGGTACTGGGTTTTCTGCCGACAGCTGTTCACCACCAAATGTTACACAGGTGTAACATTTTAACGGGATAATTTATCAATATGTTATATTTATCCCAACAAAACAATCTTTTTACAGTAATCCCAAAAATCCTGAAATTCCCAAAGTGGCTCTAAACCCATACCCTAACTGGGTTTTCAGAGGATCGAATCGAGCACCAATTTTCACATCCCCATGATTGCCAAGAGCCAACCGAAAACAAATTCTTGCATTAATCCGCAACCTATGATAGGATAGTCACATCCCGTATGAAAAGAAAAGGAAGAAAGCAATGAGTCTTTTGGGTATAGATGTTGGAACAACAGGGTGCAAGGTCATCGCCTTTCGCGAAGATGGCACGACGCTCGCACAGGCGTATGGCGAGTATCCGTTGATCCACCCGCAACCCGGCTGGTCGGAACTGGACGCGAACGTCGTCTGGGAAAATATATCCGCTGGTATCCAACAGGTTGCAGCACAAACGAAATCCGATCCAATTGAGGCAATCAGTGTCGCTTCACAGGGTGAAGCGGTAACACCCGTGTCCGCCGATGGACAGATTCTGGCGAACGCCATCACCACTTTCGATGCTCGGACAACCGGCATCTGCGATAGATTGAAACAACACATAACGCCTTTAGAGGTGATGCAAATCACTGGAATGCCGATGAGTGATATTCATACCTTGGCGAAACTCATCTGGATGCAGGAGCAGCAACCCGACCTCTATCGACAGGTATGGAAATTCCTCGGCTTCGAGGATTTCGTCTATTTCAAACTCGGTGTTTCGCCTGTGGTGGACTACTCTCTCGCTGCACGCACGATGGCATTCGATATTATCAACAAGGGTTGGTCAGAAAAAATGCTCGGTTTGGCAGATGTAGACGCGGCACTCTTTCCAGACGCTGCGCCATCAGGCACGCCAATAGGTGAGGTGAGTTCCAAAGTCGCCGATGAACTCGGTTTGCCGCAAGGCGTGGTATGCGTTACGGGTGGACATGACCAACCGTGCGGTGCTTTAGGGGCAGGGATCATTCGGAGCGGTGAGGTGATGGACGCAACCGGCACGGTCGAATGTATCGCACCCGCTTTCACAGAACCCGTCATCAACCAAGACATGATAGATGGGAATTTCGCCTGTTATCCGCACGTTGTCGATGGATTGTATGTCACACTGGGGTTTGTATCCAGTGGTGGCGTTGTGCTTCGGTGGTTTAGAGACACACTCGCGCAAGCAGAGGTCGCACAAGCAGACGCAGAGGGACGCGATGTCTACGATTTACTGATGGAGGCACTCCCTGACGCGCCTGGGACAGCCATGGTGCTGCCCCACTTTACCGGTTCAGGCACGCCGCATCTCGATCTTGAATCGAAGGGAGCAATTGTTGGGTTGACGCTTTCGACGACGAAAGGCGAGCTTATCAAAGGGATTCTGGAGGGTATCAGTTACGAAATTAAACAGAATCTCGCGATGCTTCAAGACGCTGGGGTCGTGATAAACGAAGTGCGTGCCATCGGTGGCGGCGCGAAATCTGAAAAATGGCTCCAACTCAAAGCGGATATGTTTGGGAAAAAGGTGATTGCCTTAGATATATCGGAAGGTGTCTGTCTCGGCACTGCCATCCTTTCCGGCACAGCGATAGGCAAGTATGATTCCATTGAATCGGCGGTCGATGCGTTGGTTACGCCACGCGATGTGTATTATCCACGTGAGGCGTTCACGCAGCGTTACGATGAGAAGTTGAAAGCATACCAACAGATATATCCGGCACTGCGCGCATTGAATTATGAGTTGTAATGTAGGTGTTAATGGTCTGACAATTTACGGAACGTGCTATAAATAGCACTACTACAAGCAGCCCCCTTCGTTTGTAGTAGGGCGATTCATCGCCCGTCAATGACGCAATTTATCTCTTTCTTCAGAGAGGGAAAGCCCGCTTATGAAGGAATATGTTGTCGGCATAGACATTGGTGGGACGAAACTCGCGACGGTTGTCGCTGATAAGACCGGACATATCCTCGGCAAGGTGCGTAAACCGACGCATTCAGAAAAGGGACCGGAATATGCGATCGGTTTGCTGTTTGACATGGTGCGTGAGGTTGTCAATCAAGTCGGCGTGGAACAGACCTCTATTTCAGCGATAGGTGTGAGTTGCGGGGGTCCATTGGATACGAAGACTGGGATTGTCTATTCGCCGCCGAACTTACCCGGCTGGGACGCGCTCCCGCTTAAAGCACTGTTGGAATCCGAATTTCAAGTGCCGGTGATAATTGAGAACGACGCGAATGCGAGTGCGCTCGCAGAGTTCAGGTTCGGGGGTGGACGCGGCTACAGTGCCGTCCTCTATATGACGATGAGCACAGGCATCGGGGGCGGTATTGTTATCGACGGACAGGTTTACCACGGTGCCAATGACAGTGCCGGTGAGGTAGGGCATCAGATACTCCTGCCAAATGGACCCCGGTGTGGCTGTGGAAAACGGGGGTGTCTTGAGGCACTCTGCTCGGGTCCTGCTATCGCACGCCGCGCACAGGCTGCACTACGAAAGCAACGAAAAGGTGGAAAGTCGCCAACCGCACTGCTAACGCTTGCCGATGGACAGATCGAAGCCGTTAAGTCAGAGCATGTCCTCGCAGCGGCGCGCACGGGTGACGCTTTAGCGTTAGAACTCGTTCAGGAAACGGCATATTACATGGGGTGGGGTATCGCAAATCTGGTCAACATCTTGAACCCTGACATCGTTTTACTCGGAACTATCGCGGTTGCCGCTGGCGATCTCTTGCTCGACCCAATTCGAGAGACGGTTTCAAAGTTCGCGATGCCCCGTCCTGCAGAAGCCGTTAATATCGCGCCAGCCGAATTAGGTGATGCCTTGGGGGACCTCGCTGCCGTCGCATTAGTCGTCTGAAAATCATAGAAAGGGAATCAAAAAATCAAAATGGAGAGAATTCAAAATTATATTTCACATCTACAAGGTGTTTTAGAGCGACTCACAGTGGCAGACGTGCGGCGTTCTATAGACGTTATCATGGAGGCATATTACGCCGAAAAGCAGATTTTTGTGATTGGTAACGGTGGCAGTGCCTCTACAGCATCACATATTGCCTGTGACTTAGGAAAAGGCACGAGTGTCCCCGGCAAACCCCGTTTTCGTGTTATAAGTCTAACGGATAACGTCGCAACAATGACGGCGTGGTCAAACGACGTATCTTACGAAGATGTTTTCGTCGAACAACTCAAAAATCTTGTGAATCCGGGTGATGTCGTTATCGGTATCAGTGCGAGCGGCAATTCAGAGAATGTGCTTCGAGCACTGCGACACGCCAAAGAGATTGGGTGTCAAACAATCGGGTGGAGTGGCTTCGGTGGCGGGGCATTGGCAACGATTTGCGATGTGAATGTCATTGTAGACAGTGACCGCTACGGTCCCGTTGAGGATGTCCATTTAATCCTGAACCATATCCTCCATTCATGGATTCAAGAAGAGTTCACATCGGGTTGAATTGCAAATCGTCTTGACGTTTACCGGGGTCTTCAGGTATAATTGAATTGGTTACCAATTATTTTAAAATTCCGCAAGAAACATTTTTCTTTTAACACAAAATAGTAAGCCTGTAACGCAGTAGAAGGCGGATTTAAGAAAGGCAATTCAACATGAAACCCATTTCATTTCTCCGCAAGGTAAAATTAAAAAATGTGTTCCTGTTTATCGGATGTCTTTTCATGACGGGCGGTCTGTCCGCTCAGGACGCCGCGCTGGTTTACGTGATTGACATTCGGAACGAGATCGGGAGCGGACTCGGGACCTATATCAGTGACGGCATCCAAACAGCAGAGGCGGCTGGTGCCGACGCTATTGTTTTCGATGTGGATACACCGGGCGGCAGGGTAGATTCCGCTGTGAATATCATCCGGTCTATCCAGGATACACAAGTTCCAACAATCGCTTTTGTCAATCGACAGGCTATATCTGCGGGAGCGATGATTTCTATCGCTTGTAATCAGATTGTTATGACTTCGGGCGGAACGATTGGGGATTCCGCGCCCGTTAATATTCAAGGACAAGAGGTCGGAGAAAAGGCAATCTCTTATATTCAGGGAACCATTCGTGCGACGGCAGAACGCGAGAACCGAAACCCGGATATTGCTGAAGCGATGGTAGACAAAGAACTCGTCCTCGTAAAACTCACAGACGGTCAGATTATCAAACTCCTCCCCGAAGAATACATTGCGCGTGAAGAAGAAGGCGAGGAGATGGAAATCCTCTGTGCCCAAGGAAAACTGCTCACGTTATCGACGCAACAGGCATTAGAATACGCGTTCGTAGACGCACAAGCCGAAACCCTCACGGAACTATTGGCACAATACGAGATTGTCGAGGTTGATGGGACCAAACTGCCGCTCACAGAAGACGGCATTGCACAACGACAGCAGGATATTGGTATTTCAGAAATTAACCGTCTCAAAACGTTAGCAGGCGCGCGTATTATCGAAGTTGAGGCGACACTCGCCGATAGGATTGTTTTCTTTATCACGAATCCGCTCATCAGTTCGCTTCTCCTTTCATTGGGAATCCTGGGTATCTTTATAGAGATCCGGACACCCGGTTTCGGTATCCCCGGATTCCTCGGTTTACTGTGTGTCGGACTTTTCTTCGGTGGACACATGCTAACGAAAATCGGTGCAGAATGGGCATTTCTACTCTTTCTGATCGGTCTTGGACTTATCGCCGTAGAGGTCTTCGTCATCCCCGGCTTCGGTGTTGCTGGTATTCTCGGCATTACATTGATGTTAGGGAGCGTCTTCTTCGTTTTCG from Candidatus Poribacteria bacterium includes the following:
- a CDS encoding transposase, which codes for MRKSETRFSDAFREAIISAGGVAVIPPRDSRTEPRPYDEALYKRRNIIERFFHRLKQYRRVATRYDKFKHRYLGFVYFAAILITTKKM
- a CDS encoding ROK family protein, with protein sequence MKEYVVGIDIGGTKLATVVADKTGHILGKVRKPTHSEKGPEYAIGLLFDMVREVVNQVGVEQTSISAIGVSCGGPLDTKTGIVYSPPNLPGWDALPLKALLESEFQVPVIIENDANASALAEFRFGGGRGYSAVLYMTMSTGIGGGIVIDGQVYHGANDSAGEVGHQILLPNGPRCGCGKRGCLEALCSGPAIARRAQAALRKQRKGGKSPTALLTLADGQIEAVKSEHVLAAARTGDALALELVQETAYYMGWGIANLVNILNPDIVLLGTIAVAAGDLLLDPIRETVSKFAMPRPAEAVNIAPAELGDALGDLAAVALVV
- a CDS encoding SIS domain-containing protein, yielding MERIQNYISHLQGVLERLTVADVRRSIDVIMEAYYAEKQIFVIGNGGSASTASHIACDLGKGTSVPGKPRFRVISLTDNVATMTAWSNDVSYEDVFVEQLKNLVNPGDVVIGISASGNSENVLRALRHAKEIGCQTIGWSGFGGGALATICDVNVIVDSDRYGPVEDVHLILNHILHSWIQEEFTSG